The Agreia sp. COWG nucleotide sequence CTTGCGTGCCTCTTTGATGCTCGAGGGGTTCAGTCGCATCACGGGCCAGTCGTGCTTGGTGGCGTGGGCGTGCAGGCCGTGGTCGGGGTTCACGACAACCGGATGCCCCACGAACGTCAGGAGCGGAATGTCGTTGCTCGAGTCGGAGTAGGCCCAACACTCGGCCGGGTCGGCCTTGAGCTTCGAGGCGAGGGCGATGGACGCATCCGCTTTGTCTTGGGCGTGCATCACCGGTCCTTCGAGCGCGCCCGTATAGACGCCGTCACGTGACTCGAAGCGCGTTCCGAGCGCACCGGTGAGGCCGAGGCGATGGGCGAACACGTCGGCCACCTCGCTGGCGGTCGCCGACACGATCCAGACCTGGTGGCCCTGGGCGAGGTGCTCTTTGGTGAGCGCCACCGTCTCTGGCCAGAGGCGTTGCTTGATGCGGCGGTCGAAGATGTCCTCGCTCAGCGAACGGATCTCCGCCTGCGTCTTTCCCTCGATGAGGCGCAACGCCTTCTCTTTGATGTCGCTCAGGTGCCCCATGTTCTCGCCCACCTTGATGAACGTTCGCTGCTGCCAGAAGAAGCGCCAGATGTCTCGGGGGGAGAGCATGCCACGACGCCAGGCGCCGATGGCGACATGCCAGATGCTCGCGCCGCGTAGAAGGGTGTTGTCGACGTCGAAGAACGCGATCACGGGGGTGTTCACCGCGGCGGGGTCGACGGTGCTGTCGGAGGGGGGTTCGATGGTGGCCATAGGGTGCTTCCATGCTACCCACCCTCGGTCGGGCGACAGGCCTCGCGGGATAGGGTGAAGTGGTGCCCGCCATCCAACTCACCCTGCTGTCGAAGCCGGGCTGTCACCTCTGCGACGATGCCCGCCAGGTCGTCACCGACGTGATCGCGACGTTCGGATCGAACGACGGTCACGCATCCGTCGTTCTCGAAGAGAAGTCGATTCTCGACGACCAGGCGCTGTTCGACGAGTACGTCGAAGAGATCCCCGTCGTGCTGATCAACGGGCGGGTGCACGCCGTGTGGCGCGTCGATCCGAGGCGCCTCACGACCGCTCTCACCACCGAACTCACGGAGCTCTCATGATTCGCCACGTCGTCGCCTGGAAGCTCAACGCCCCCGACGAGGAGGGCCGCGCCGCCCAGGCGGCCGCCATCCAGGCCGCGTTGGCGCCGCTGCCGGCGATCATCCCCGAGATCAAATCGTTCTCGATCGGCGCGAACGTGGCTTTTCCCGACACGAACTGGGATCTCTGCCTCGTCGCCGACTATGACGACCTGGCCGGACTCGAGGCCTACCAGGTGCACCCCGAGCACGTCGCTGCGACGAAGGTCGTGAAGCCCCTCGTGGCGTCGCGGGCGAGCGTCGACTTCGAGCTCTAGTCGTGCGAACCGACGACGTCACGCTGCCGTGATCAGCACGGCCCGGCTGTTGCTGAGACGGTGGCGGCCTTCAGATCGTGCGCCATTCGCCGCACTGAATGCCGACCCCGAGGTGATGCGGTTCTTTCCCTCGACGCGGGATGCGCGCTCGAGCGACGAGATGGCCGACCGCATCGACGCGAGGATCGCCGCGCGCGGTTTCGGCCTCTGGGCGCTCGAGCTCCGAAGCACGGGGGAGTTCATCGGCTTCACCGGGCTGAGCCCTATGCCCGAGGGTGTGCCCGGCGCGGGAGGCGAGGAGGTGGGCTGGCGCCTGGCGAAAGCACACTGGAAGCGTGGCTTCGCGAGCGAGGCGGCCGAGGCCGCGCTCGAGTACGCATTCACCGTGGCTGGACTCAGCGAGGTCAATTCGATCACGGCCGTGCTCAACGAGCCGTCGCAGGCCGTGATGCGCCGAATCGGAATGAGGCACGTCGACGACTTCGCGCATCCGGTTCTGGCCGAGGGGCACGCTCTGAGGCCGCACGTGCGCTACGTCATCAGTCGCGACGAGTGGCGTCATCGACACCAAGAACGGCACGCCCCGTAGCGAGACTCCTACGAGGCGTCGTCGAGGTTCTCGGCGTCGCGCTGGCGAATGAACTCGGCGGCCGTCAGGCCGTGCACGCGCTTGCCGTACATGGCGGCGGTGAGGCCCGTGACGAAGACGCCGGGATCGGCATTGAGCGCCGTAGCCAGACGCACGAGTGACTCGACGCTCGGGTGCACCTGACCGCGTTCGATCTTGCCGACGCTGGTCCAGTGCATCTGCGACAGCGACGCGAGATCTTCGAGCGTGAGGCCGAGCTTGAGCCGCTGCTCGCGCACCCGGTCACCGAGAACAACCGCGGCATCCGAGTGGGTATTGGGCACTCGTCATGCTTACGCGCATGAGGCACAGGCGACCAGAGCATTGAAGCCCAATGCTTCTGTGCCCTGTCGGACAGTCTGCTCAGAGCGATGGCGCGGGGCGCCGCGACTAGCGGGCGGTGTAGCCGCGCGTGGGGATCTGGCGGTATCC carries:
- a CDS encoding HAD family phosphatase, with product MATIEPPSDSTVDPAAVNTPVIAFFDVDNTLLRGASIWHVAIGAWRRGMLSPRDIWRFFWQQRTFIKVGENMGHLSDIKEKALRLIEGKTQAEIRSLSEDIFDRRIKQRLWPETVALTKEHLAQGHQVWIVSATASEVADVFAHRLGLTGALGTRFESRDGVYTGALEGPVMHAQDKADASIALASKLKADPAECWAYSDSSNDIPLLTFVGHPVVVNPDHGLHAHATKHDWPVMRLNPSSIKEARKRVRRESRRAR
- a CDS encoding glutaredoxin family protein, whose product is MPAIQLTLLSKPGCHLCDDARQVVTDVIATFGSNDGHASVVLEEKSILDDQALFDEYVEEIPVVLINGRVHAVWRVDPRRLTTALTTELTELS
- a CDS encoding Dabb family protein; translated protein: MIRHVVAWKLNAPDEEGRAAQAAAIQAALAPLPAIIPEIKSFSIGANVAFPDTNWDLCLVADYDDLAGLEAYQVHPEHVAATKVVKPLVASRASVDFEL
- a CDS encoding GNAT family N-acetyltransferase, whose amino-acid sequence is MISTARLLLRRWRPSDRAPFAALNADPEVMRFFPSTRDARSSDEMADRIDARIAARGFGLWALELRSTGEFIGFTGLSPMPEGVPGAGGEEVGWRLAKAHWKRGFASEAAEAALEYAFTVAGLSEVNSITAVLNEPSQAVMRRIGMRHVDDFAHPVLAEGHALRPHVRYVISRDEWRHRHQERHAP
- a CDS encoding helix-turn-helix domain-containing protein, with protein sequence MPNTHSDAAVVLGDRVREQRLKLGLTLEDLASLSQMHWTSVGKIERGQVHPSVESLVRLATALNADPGVFVTGLTAAMYGKRVHGLTAAEFIRQRDAENLDDAS